In Nostoc sp. CENA543, a single genomic region encodes these proteins:
- a CDS encoding NAD(P)H-quinone oxidoreductase subunit N, translating into MDFANLASQLNAGTILPEGIVIVTLMGVLLVDLILGRTSSRWIGYLAIAGLLAATVALVFQWDATNPISFSGGFNSDDLSIVFRGIVALSAAVTILMSIRYVEQSGTALAEFIAILLTATLGGMFVSGASELVMIFISLETLSISSYLLTGYTKRDPRSNEAALKYLLIGASSTAVFLYGVSLLYGLSGGQTELSAIANGISQAHVGQSLGVVIALVFVIAGIGFKISAAPFHQWTPDVYEGAPTPVIAFLSVGSKAAGFALAIRLLTVVFPLVAEEWKFVFTALAVLSMILGNVVALAQTSMKRMLAYSSIAQAGFVMIGLIAGTDAGYASMIFYLLVYLFMNLCGFTCVILFSLRTGTDQIAEYSGLYQKDPLLTLGLSLSLLSLGGIPPLAGFFGKIYLFWAGWQAGLYWLVLLGLVTSVVSIYYYIRVVKMMVVKEPQEMSDVVKNYPPVRWNIPGFRPLQVGLIVTLIATSLAGILSNPLFTLANNSVTHTAILQTTAVANTKVSVVSPEQTAGL; encoded by the coding sequence ATGGATTTTGCTAATCTTGCATCCCAATTAAATGCGGGAACGATTTTACCAGAGGGAATTGTCATTGTTACCCTCATGGGGGTTTTGCTCGTTGATTTGATTTTAGGGCGGACATCTTCACGCTGGATTGGATATCTAGCGATCGCAGGTTTACTAGCTGCGACTGTCGCCCTAGTATTTCAATGGGATGCTACTAATCCCATCTCTTTTAGCGGTGGTTTTAATAGTGACGACCTCAGTATCGTTTTTCGCGGTATCGTTGCTTTATCTGCCGCAGTTACTATATTGATGTCAATTCGCTACGTTGAGCAGAGTGGCACTGCTTTAGCAGAATTCATCGCTATTTTATTGACAGCAACCCTCGGTGGGATGTTTGTCTCTGGGGCTAGTGAGTTGGTGATGATTTTCATCTCCCTAGAAACCCTGAGTATTTCCTCTTACCTACTGACAGGTTATACCAAACGCGACCCCCGTTCTAATGAAGCGGCTCTGAAATACTTACTAATTGGAGCTTCCAGCACAGCAGTCTTTTTGTACGGTGTATCATTACTGTACGGTCTGTCTGGTGGACAAACAGAACTGAGTGCGATCGCTAATGGTATATCTCAAGCCCATGTGGGTCAATCTTTGGGTGTGGTGATTGCCCTGGTGTTTGTAATTGCAGGTATTGGCTTTAAAATCTCTGCTGCACCCTTCCACCAATGGACACCAGACGTTTATGAAGGCGCACCTACTCCAGTGATTGCCTTTTTGTCTGTGGGTTCTAAAGCAGCTGGATTTGCCTTGGCTATCCGCTTACTCACCGTAGTTTTTCCCCTCGTCGCCGAGGAATGGAAATTTGTCTTCACAGCCCTAGCCGTCCTCAGTATGATTTTGGGTAACGTCGTCGCCCTTGCCCAAACCAGCATGAAACGGATGTTGGCTTATTCATCCATCGCCCAAGCCGGGTTTGTGATGATTGGCTTAATTGCTGGGACTGATGCCGGTTACGCCAGCATGATTTTTTACCTGTTGGTTTACCTATTCATGAACCTGTGCGGCTTTACCTGTGTGATTCTGTTCTCCCTGCGGACAGGAACAGACCAAATCGCCGAATACTCAGGTTTATACCAAAAAGACCCCCTACTCACCTTGGGTTTAAGTCTTTCTCTCCTGTCTTTAGGTGGAATTCCGCCTTTAGCTGGGTTTTTCGGGAAAATTTACCTGTTCTGGGCAGGTTGGCAAGCCGGTCTTTACTGGTTAGTTCTACTTGGTCTAGTTACTAGCGTCGTCTCTATCTACTACTACATTCGTGTAGTCAAGATGATGGTGGTGAAAGAACCCCAAGAAATGTCCGACGTAGTGAAGAATTATCCTCCCGTACGTTGGAATATACCAGGATTTAGACCTTTGCAAGTCGGGTTGATAGTAACACTAATTGCTACTTCCCTGGCCGGAATTTTGTCAAATCCCCTATTTACTTTGGCAAACAATTCCGTAACTCACACTGCTATTTTGCAAACAACAGCAGTTGCTAACACTAAGGTAAGTGTAGTATCTCCTGAGCAAACAGCAGGTTTATAA
- a CDS encoding type II toxin-antitoxin system VapC family toxin: MSLKYLLDTNILSEPARPIPNAHVLYKLDTHKSEVAVASVVVHELLHGCLRLPESKRRETLWNYIQESVLNLPVIGYDLNAAQWHAQERARLSKIGKTPAFVDGQIASIAYCHNLILVTNNVTDFEFFQNLTVENWLLPDTPKPINP, from the coding sequence ATGAGTCTGAAATACTTACTTGATACCAATATTCTGTCAGAGCCAGCACGCCCTATTCCCAATGCTCATGTTTTGTATAAACTAGATACTCATAAATCAGAAGTTGCCGTTGCTAGTGTTGTTGTTCATGAACTTTTACATGGATGTTTGCGATTACCCGAATCTAAACGGCGAGAGACTCTTTGGAATTATATTCAGGAATCGGTATTAAATTTACCAGTCATTGGCTACGATTTAAATGCAGCACAATGGCACGCCCAAGAAAGGGCTAGATTATCCAAGATTGGCAAAACCCCCGCTTTTGTAGATGGTCAAATTGCGAGTATTGCTTACTGTCATAATTTAATTTTAGTAACTAACAATGTTACTGATTTTGAGTTTTTTCAGAATTTAACGGTTGAAAATTGGTTACTTCCTGATACCCCGAAACCTATAAACCCCTAA
- a CDS encoding ATP-dependent helicase has product MPDTNFTTTAPLTSEVSSVAVLQEKILAIRQTLRPGQQQMADWQSGPLAVSAVPGAGKSTGMAAAAAIAIARQYQNALQSRPLARRQLVVVTFTRSAAANIKLKIRDYLKQLSLPQTGFAVYTLHGLALNIASRHPDLSGLDLENVTLITPNQSHRFIRTAVEQWIVNHPRLYLQLLEGQQFDGEETERLRRQSVLRTEVLPDLATTVIHEAKSSGISPAKLRQWSEQTTDAYEILTIAAGLYEEYQNLMRSRDFIDYDDMILAALRVLENDSARRIEQNQVFAVFEDEAQDSSPLQTQLLEILASEGNWEAGGAGGAGEAGEEIQYSMPHAPCPMPHAQFPINLIRVGDPNQAINSTFTPADPIYFREFCQGCDRSGRLATMDQAGRSTQIIIEAANFALQWVNSSYGAKSQKSPQLPTPFSLQMIRPVHPTDVNPIAVGQGLEIHIPRDIHHTVELLGNRVIELLTQDMTKSAAVLVRENRQGRWLSQALEPLCKENNINIFDVGESDRRSHVPQEILALLQFCDRPHSPDYLKTALEVLVQRQLIPTQDLNALASLPEEFLYPSPLAAPQPEPVQKAAHLCRSLLRARLELPLYQLISFLALTLNYDQAELATADKLSERINKQIAVNNSMGSMLSVLSEIVSSERFEPVETEDVEARYTRPGQITIITMHKAKGLDWNYVFLPFLHENLIPGRFWVPPQSQFLGDFTLSEVARAQIRAALHGETSIPEVTPAWEQAKHLKTAEEYRLLYVAMTRAKQLLWMSAAQKAPFTWSKPENLQEQAPCPVFSALKRQFPECVVRGL; this is encoded by the coding sequence ATGCCCGATACTAATTTTACTACTACTGCTCCACTGACATCTGAAGTTTCATCTGTTGCAGTTTTACAAGAGAAGATTTTAGCTATCCGCCAGACTTTGCGCCCTGGACAGCAACAAATGGCTGATTGGCAATCTGGTCCACTGGCTGTTTCTGCTGTTCCTGGTGCTGGTAAATCTACGGGGATGGCGGCGGCGGCTGCGATCGCAATTGCTCGTCAATATCAAAATGCTCTGCAATCACGCCCTTTGGCTCGTCGTCAGTTGGTGGTAGTAACTTTTACACGTTCTGCGGCTGCTAATATTAAGTTAAAAATTCGCGACTATCTCAAGCAGTTATCTCTACCCCAAACTGGTTTTGCTGTTTATACTCTGCATGGTTTGGCTCTCAATATCGCTAGTCGTCACCCTGATTTATCGGGTTTAGATTTAGAAAACGTCACCCTCATTACCCCCAACCAAAGCCACCGCTTTATTCGCACCGCCGTAGAACAATGGATTGTCAATCATCCCCGTCTATATTTGCAGTTATTGGAAGGACAGCAATTTGATGGTGAGGAGACAGAAAGGTTACGTCGTCAGTCGGTGCTGAGAACTGAAGTTTTACCAGACTTAGCAACTACTGTGATTCATGAAGCCAAAAGTTCTGGGATTTCTCCTGCTAAATTACGACAATGGAGCGAACAAACCACAGATGCGTATGAGATTTTAACTATTGCCGCCGGATTGTATGAAGAATATCAAAATCTCATGCGATCGCGTGATTTTATCGACTACGACGACATGATTTTGGCTGCTCTCCGCGTCCTAGAAAACGACAGCGCACGCCGCATTGAACAAAACCAAGTTTTCGCCGTCTTTGAAGACGAAGCCCAAGACTCTAGCCCATTACAGACGCAGTTATTAGAGATTTTGGCGAGTGAAGGGAACTGGGAAGCAGGGGGAGCAGGGGGAGCAGGGGAAGCAGGGGAGGAAATTCAATACTCAATGCCCCATGCCCCATGCCCTATGCCCCATGCCCAATTCCCGATAAATTTAATCCGAGTCGGTGATCCTAACCAAGCGATTAACTCGACCTTTACACCGGCTGACCCGATTTATTTTCGGGAGTTTTGCCAAGGGTGCGATCGCTCTGGTAGATTGGCAACAATGGATCAAGCCGGTCGCAGTACGCAGATCATTATTGAAGCGGCTAATTTTGCTCTGCAATGGGTGAATAGTTCCTATGGAGCGAAAAGTCAAAAGTCTCCCCAACTTCCTACCCCCTTTAGTCTGCAAATGATTCGTCCTGTTCACCCCACGGATGTCAACCCTATAGCCGTCGGTCAAGGTTTGGAAATTCATATACCCCGTGATATTCATCACACGGTCGAATTACTGGGTAATAGGGTAATTGAGCTATTAACCCAAGATATGACTAAAAGTGCGGCGGTGTTAGTGCGTGAAAATCGCCAAGGTCGTTGGTTATCTCAAGCACTAGAACCACTGTGTAAGGAAAATAATATTAATATATTTGATGTGGGAGAGAGCGATCGCCGTTCCCATGTTCCCCAGGAAATATTAGCACTACTACAATTTTGCGATCGTCCCCATTCTCCCGACTACCTCAAAACCGCCCTAGAAGTATTGGTACAGCGTCAACTCATCCCCACCCAAGACCTCAACGCCCTAGCCAGTCTCCCTGAAGAATTTCTCTATCCCAGTCCCTTAGCCGCACCCCAACCAGAACCAGTCCAAAAAGCTGCCCACCTGTGTCGTAGTTTACTGCGCGCCCGTTTGGAATTACCTTTGTATCAGCTAATTTCCTTCTTAGCTTTAACCTTAAATTACGACCAAGCCGAATTAGCCACAGCCGACAAACTCTCAGAACGAATCAACAAACAAATCGCTGTGAATAACTCAATGGGTTCGATGCTTTCGGTGCTAAGTGAAATTGTCAGTTCCGAACGCTTTGAACCAGTTGAAACAGAGGATGTAGAAGCCCGTTACACTCGCCCTGGTCAAATTACTATTATCACCATGCACAAAGCTAAAGGGTTAGATTGGAACTATGTATTTTTACCCTTCCTCCATGAAAACCTGATTCCTGGTAGGTTCTGGGTTCCACCCCAAAGCCAATTTTTAGGCGACTTCACCCTATCAGAAGTAGCCCGCGCCCAAATTCGCGCCGCCCTCCACGGTGAAACAAGCATCCCCGAAGTCACCCCAGCCTGGGAACAAGCCAAACACCTCAAAACAGCCGAAGAGTATCGTTTACTTTATGTAGCGATGACTAGAGCCAAACAACTATTATGGATGTCTGCGGCACAAAAAGCCCCCTTCACCTGGAGTAAACCAGAAAACCTCCAAGAACAAGCCCCCTGTCCAGTGTTCTCAGCCTTGAAGCGTCAGTTTCCTGAATGTGTCGTTAGGGGTTTATAG
- a CDS encoding U32 family peptidase, giving the protein MEIANSHQLIPEILAPAGNWECAKAAVENGADAIYFGLDRFNARMRAENFTEADLPELMTFLHRRGVKGYVTVNTLIFPKELTQAQQYLRTIIAAGVDAVIVQDVGICRLIRHLSPDFPIHASTQMTVTSAAGVEFAKSLGCQLVVLARECSIKEINKIQQQITQRETTLPLEVFVHGALCVAYSGQCLTSEALGGRSANRGECAQACRMPYDLIADGEIIDLKERKYLLSPQDLAGLEVLPDLVKSGVTSLKIEGRLKSPEYVANVTRVYRQALDRVIAKQGCREKSERRLPPIGTSEGAGVQGGSKERYDLEMAFSRGLYTGWFAGINNQELVHARFGKKRGVYLGEVTRIRNEQVTVQLAAPLKAGDGVVFDCGHPEAKEEGGRVYEVIQKGQDAVLTFGRGNVNFRRVHVGDKLWKTSDPELDKQLRQSYAGENPQFQRPIDVEIYGEVGEGLIAIARDAVGNILKVASEITLTPAHTKPLDTKRLQEQLGRLGNTPFRLGTLTNHLSGQVMLPVSELNRIRREIVTQLEELRSQPKRWELNPQATVKDLLPSKSTPSAVSPSLIVLVRNLKQLQAAINAGVETLYCEFEDPRVYREAVRLVREVRQGRQGGQGGQGGQGSNAPVPNPQSPVPSIWVAPPRITKPGENWILQQVRACEADGYLVRNYDQLEFFAEERCIGDFSLNVANPLTADYFKQRYGLERLTASYDLNVTQLEDLLTTSPTEWFEVTIHQHMPMFHMEHCVFCAFLSEGTDYTNCGRPCEKHEVKLRDRVGSEHILQADAGCRNTVFNGTAQTGAEYVQRLIELGLRHFRIEFVNETPEQVTQTIQRYRHLLMGEITGSQLWRELKLQSQLGVTRGPLR; this is encoded by the coding sequence ATGGAAATTGCTAATTCTCACCAATTAATTCCTGAAATTCTCGCACCTGCTGGTAACTGGGAATGTGCGAAAGCGGCTGTAGAAAATGGTGCAGATGCAATTTATTTTGGTTTAGATAGATTTAACGCCAGAATGCGGGCGGAAAATTTCACTGAAGCAGACTTACCAGAACTAATGACCTTTCTACACCGTCGCGGTGTTAAAGGTTATGTCACCGTCAATACTTTGATTTTCCCCAAAGAACTAACACAAGCCCAACAATATCTCCGTACAATTATCGCGGCTGGTGTAGATGCGGTGATTGTTCAAGATGTGGGTATTTGTCGGTTAATTCGTCACCTTTCCCCAGATTTCCCCATTCACGCCTCTACTCAAATGACCGTTACTAGTGCGGCTGGGGTAGAATTTGCCAAGTCTTTGGGCTGTCAGTTAGTAGTGTTAGCCCGTGAATGTTCCATCAAAGAGATTAACAAAATTCAGCAGCAAATCACCCAGCGCGAGACGACTCTACCCCTTGAGGTCTTTGTGCATGGTGCATTGTGTGTGGCGTATTCTGGTCAATGTTTAACGAGTGAAGCTTTAGGCGGACGTTCAGCGAATCGGGGAGAATGCGCGCAAGCTTGCCGAATGCCCTATGATTTAATTGCTGATGGGGAAATTATCGATTTAAAAGAACGCAAATATTTACTCAGTCCCCAAGATTTAGCGGGGTTGGAAGTCTTACCGGATTTAGTGAAGTCTGGGGTAACTAGTCTGAAAATAGAAGGTCGGCTCAAATCACCGGAGTATGTGGCTAATGTTACTCGTGTTTATCGTCAAGCATTAGATAGGGTGATAGCCAAGCAGGGGTGCAGAGAGAAGTCCGAGCGGAGGCTTCCTCCGATCGGAACTTCGGAGGGTGCAGGGGTGCAGGGGGGAAGTAAAGAACGCTACGATTTGGAAATGGCGTTTTCCCGTGGACTTTACACAGGTTGGTTTGCGGGGATTAATAATCAAGAGTTGGTTCATGCACGGTTTGGGAAGAAGCGGGGGGTTTATTTAGGGGAAGTTACCCGCATTCGGAATGAACAGGTGACGGTGCAATTAGCCGCACCCTTGAAAGCTGGGGATGGTGTGGTGTTTGATTGCGGTCATCCAGAGGCGAAGGAAGAAGGGGGTCGGGTTTATGAGGTTATCCAAAAAGGTCAAGATGCTGTCTTAACCTTTGGACGAGGTAATGTGAATTTTCGCCGTGTTCATGTCGGTGATAAGTTGTGGAAGACTAGCGACCCAGAATTAGATAAACAACTGCGTCAGAGTTATGCGGGGGAAAATCCACAATTTCAGCGTCCCATTGATGTAGAAATTTATGGCGAAGTGGGTGAGGGATTAATTGCGATCGCTCGTGATGCAGTTGGTAATATTTTGAAAGTCGCATCAGAAATTACACTGACACCAGCCCACACCAAACCATTAGATACAAAACGCCTCCAAGAACAGTTAGGTCGTCTAGGTAACACTCCTTTCCGTTTGGGAACATTAACCAATCATCTCAGTGGTCAGGTGATGTTACCTGTGAGTGAATTAAACCGGATACGCCGGGAAATCGTCACCCAGTTAGAGGAGTTACGTTCTCAGCCCAAACGCTGGGAACTAAATCCCCAAGCCACTGTTAAAGACCTACTCCCCTCCAAATCTACCCCATCTGCTGTATCTCCTTCACTTATAGTTCTAGTCCGCAACCTCAAACAACTCCAAGCTGCAATTAATGCTGGCGTAGAAACACTTTACTGTGAGTTTGAAGACCCCCGCGTTTATCGGGAAGCAGTGCGGTTGGTTCGTGAAGTCAGACAAGGGAGACAAGGGGGACAAGGGGGACAAGGGGGACAAGGAAGTAATGCCCCAGTCCCCAATCCCCAGTCCCCAGTCCCCAGTATTTGGGTTGCGCCTCCCCGTATTACTAAGCCTGGGGAAAATTGGATTTTGCAACAAGTACGGGCTTGTGAGGCAGATGGTTATTTGGTGCGGAATTATGACCAACTGGAATTTTTCGCCGAGGAACGTTGTATTGGAGATTTTTCTCTGAATGTTGCGAATCCTTTGACCGCAGACTATTTTAAACAGCGTTATGGCTTAGAACGTCTAACAGCATCTTATGATTTGAATGTTACTCAACTGGAAGACTTACTCACAACTTCCCCTACAGAATGGTTTGAGGTGACTATTCATCAACATATGCCGATGTTCCATATGGAACACTGTGTGTTTTGTGCGTTTCTTTCGGAAGGGACGGACTATACTAATTGTGGCAGACCTTGCGAAAAGCATGAAGTGAAACTGCGCGATCGCGTCGGTAGTGAACATATTTTGCAAGCTGATGCTGGTTGCCGTAATACTGTATTTAATGGTACTGCCCAAACCGGAGCAGAGTACGTACAACGTTTGATTGAGTTAGGATTGCGTCATTTCCGCATTGAGTTCGTGAATGAAACACCAGAACAGGTGACTCAAACTATACAGCGATACCGTCATTTACTGATGGGTGAAATCACAGGTTCTCAACTCTGGCGCGAGTTGAAGTTGCAGAGTCAATTAGGCGTGACTCGCGGGCCACTCAGATAA
- a CDS encoding methyltransferase domain-containing protein, whose protein sequence is MNWFIPGIGLLLGLLAIAILLYLVTARRYESSNSVANSYDQWTEDGILEFYWGEHIHLGHYGLPPRRKDFLTAKSDFVHEMVRWGGLDKLPPQTTVLDVGCGIGGSSRILARDYGFAVTGITISPQQVERAQQLTAPELDAQFLVDDAMALSFPDASFDVVWSIEAGPHMPDKAIFARELMRVLKPGGIMVLADWNQRDDRQKPLNFWEKPVMQQLLDQWSHPAFASIEGFAEQLTATGLVSGEVITADWTPQTLPSWLDSIWQGVIRPEGLVRFGFSGLIKSLREVPTLLLMRLAFGTGLCRFGMFRAVRAENVVKENTEKLETYV, encoded by the coding sequence ATGAATTGGTTTATTCCTGGGATAGGACTGCTGTTAGGACTATTGGCGATCGCAATTTTATTGTACTTGGTGACTGCTCGCCGTTATGAATCATCCAACTCCGTAGCCAATTCCTATGACCAATGGACTGAAGACGGGATTTTAGAATTCTATTGGGGTGAACATATTCATTTAGGTCATTATGGTTTACCGCCACGACGCAAAGATTTCTTGACCGCTAAATCTGACTTCGTACATGAAATGGTGCGCTGGGGTGGATTAGATAAGTTACCACCTCAAACCACCGTTTTAGATGTAGGCTGTGGAATTGGCGGTAGTAGCCGAATTTTGGCACGAGATTACGGGTTTGCCGTCACAGGTATTACCATCAGTCCCCAACAAGTCGAACGCGCCCAACAATTAACTGCACCGGAACTTGACGCACAGTTTCTTGTAGACGATGCAATGGCACTCTCTTTTCCAGATGCTAGTTTTGACGTTGTATGGTCAATTGAAGCAGGCCCCCATATGCCTGATAAAGCAATATTCGCCAGGGAATTGATGCGGGTATTAAAGCCGGGTGGAATCATGGTATTAGCTGACTGGAATCAGCGAGACGACCGCCAAAAACCTCTGAATTTTTGGGAAAAACCAGTCATGCAACAACTATTAGACCAGTGGTCTCATCCAGCGTTTGCTAGTATTGAAGGCTTTGCAGAACAGTTGACAGCAACAGGACTAGTTTCTGGCGAAGTCATCACAGCCGACTGGACACCACAAACACTACCTTCTTGGCTAGATTCCATCTGGCAAGGCGTAATTCGTCCAGAAGGATTAGTGCGCTTTGGTTTCTCTGGTTTGATTAAATCCCTACGTGAAGTCCCCACTCTACTATTGATGCGGTTAGCCTTTGGTACAGGTTTGTGTCGGTTTGGGATGTTTCGCGCTGTCCGGGCTGAGAATGTGGTAAAAGAGAACACAGAGAAGTTAGAGACTTATGTGTAG
- a CDS encoding TauD/TfdA family dioxygenase has translation MQYTTVKQHPLLGQEVLPGCDIKQVTAKQVDELKNYLWENGVIVIRNQHLTASDLKKFAYQTFGESRFNYPAKSLDPKIDANLQSSGVAILGNPVEDNQEIRGKFAWQWHHDKDLLPTTEGLAMNALYVVMLYGVQIPPVGVDGQPHTTEFINMIEAYNNLDSEHQQQLEQMSMYHLPPRSYQPGEDVPMKIHPIVSTHQVTGKKGLYLGSDTSIVVGMEKQLDLAKQFWQELFQTVLERTSVYAHVWQAGDIVLWDNSQVMHAGIPYDASKYKRIALRIGVIDNTPTS, from the coding sequence ATGCAATACACCACAGTCAAGCAACATCCTCTACTTGGTCAAGAAGTGCTACCGGGGTGCGATATCAAACAAGTTACCGCTAAACAAGTAGATGAATTGAAAAATTATCTTTGGGAAAATGGCGTAATTGTGATTAGAAATCAACATCTAACTGCATCAGATTTGAAGAAATTTGCTTACCAAACTTTCGGAGAGTCTAGATTTAATTATCCAGCTAAATCTCTAGATCCAAAAATTGATGCAAATTTACAAAGTTCGGGTGTAGCTATTTTAGGAAATCCTGTTGAGGATAATCAGGAAATTAGAGGTAAGTTTGCTTGGCAATGGCATCATGACAAAGATTTACTCCCCACAACAGAGGGTTTAGCAATGAATGCTTTGTATGTGGTGATGCTTTATGGTGTGCAAATACCCCCAGTTGGGGTTGATGGTCAGCCCCACACCACGGAATTTATCAATATGATAGAAGCTTACAATAATCTTGATTCTGAGCATCAGCAACAGTTAGAGCAAATGTCTATGTATCATTTGCCGCCTAGAAGTTATCAGCCAGGCGAGGATGTACCAATGAAAATACATCCCATTGTTTCCACTCATCAGGTAACAGGAAAAAAGGGGCTATATCTTGGCTCAGATACATCAATTGTTGTGGGAATGGAGAAGCAATTAGATTTAGCAAAACAGTTTTGGCAAGAGTTATTTCAGACTGTTCTGGAACGCACGTCGGTTTATGCTCATGTTTGGCAAGCAGGGGATATTGTGCTTTGGGACAACTCCCAAGTGATGCACGCAGGTATTCCCTATGATGCTAGTAAGTATAAACGTATTGCTTTGCGTATAGGAGTGATAGATAATACCCCTACATCCTGA
- a CDS encoding alpha/beta fold hydrolase codes for MQASPPTQFYSWQNYQCAYTLHQPDNYQAEGTPLLLIHPIGVGLSGKFWQRFINESFNQGYSNIIYNPDLLGCGGGDKPHVAYTPKDWAEQLQYFLQNIIQKPVIVIVQGALLAVALELVQLESNLIAGLIFTSPPTWTVITNQYSAWRQKFFWNLFDSPLGNAFYRYARTPKFLQSFSTRRLFAVADTVDGEWLNTLTADAANMATRCAVFSFLAGFWKQDYSSLIAAIQKPTLVVLGESASSMSQEGKGETPDITLANYLACLQQGTGVKIPGRNVLPYESTTEFVRAIAPFIGVPVRM; via the coding sequence ATGCAAGCATCTCCACCCACCCAGTTTTACAGTTGGCAAAATTATCAATGTGCATATACATTACACCAACCAGATAATTACCAAGCTGAAGGGACACCTTTATTATTAATTCATCCCATTGGTGTAGGTTTATCAGGGAAGTTTTGGCAACGCTTTATCAATGAATCTTTTAATCAAGGATATTCTAATATAATTTACAACCCCGATTTATTAGGCTGTGGCGGAGGTGATAAACCTCATGTGGCTTACACGCCTAAAGATTGGGCAGAACAGTTACAATATTTTTTACAAAATATCATTCAAAAACCTGTAATTGTCATAGTACAAGGTGCTTTACTCGCAGTAGCATTAGAACTAGTACAACTAGAATCAAATTTAATTGCTGGTTTAATATTTACCAGTCCCCCAACTTGGACTGTAATTACTAATCAATATTCAGCCTGGAGACAAAAGTTTTTTTGGAATTTATTTGATTCGCCTCTGGGAAATGCTTTTTATCGGTATGCACGTACTCCCAAATTTTTACAGTCTTTTTCTACCCGACGATTATTTGCCGTAGCTGATACAGTTGATGGGGAATGGTTAAATACTCTCACCGCAGACGCAGCCAATATGGCTACTCGCTGCGCTGTCTTTTCCTTTTTAGCTGGATTTTGGAAGCAGGATTATAGTAGCTTGATTGCTGCTATCCAAAAACCTACGCTAGTAGTTTTAGGAGAATCAGCTTCCAGTATGAGTCAGGAAGGAAAAGGCGAGACACCGGATATTACTCTAGCCAATTATCTTGCTTGTTTACAGCAAGGGACTGGGGTAAAAATACCAGGGAGAAACGTTTTACCCTACGAGTCTACTACCGAATTTGTGCGTGCGATCGCTCCATTTATAGGAGTACCAGTCAGGATGTAG
- a CDS encoding SDR family oxidoreductase — MNIVIIGCGYVGLAVAKYWRQNSSFNITVTTTTPERVSSLESIADKVIVTTGDDLEGLKSATENQDVVLLTVAPKGGIRYQETYLNTAQNLVTVLQQNSTVKQLIYTSTFSIYGDRNGEWVDEDTPLQPTTSKGEILQATEEALLQGASDKLRVCILRLAGIYGDGRELIKIFSRFAGKTRAGSGGEIANWIHLDDIVSAIEFVRNQQLQGVFNLLNDANITNKELLDTLLSKYNLPLISWDSSVKSDRLYNARVSNQKIKAAGYQLIHPQIIF, encoded by the coding sequence ATGAACATTGTAATTATCGGGTGCGGCTACGTTGGTTTGGCTGTCGCTAAATATTGGCGGCAAAATTCGTCTTTTAATATTACTGTCACCACAACTACACCTGAGCGTGTGTCATCATTAGAATCTATTGCTGACAAAGTGATTGTCACCACGGGTGATGATTTAGAGGGTTTAAAATCAGCTACAGAAAATCAAGATGTTGTGTTATTAACTGTTGCACCAAAAGGAGGAATTAGGTATCAAGAAACTTATTTAAATACTGCACAGAATTTAGTGACTGTTCTTCAACAAAATTCTACTGTTAAACAATTAATATATACAAGTACCTTCTCTATTTATGGCGATCGCAATGGTGAATGGGTAGATGAAGACACACCACTTCAACCTACCACCTCTAAGGGCGAAATTTTACAAGCGACGGAAGAAGCCTTACTGCAAGGTGCTAGTGACAAGTTGCGCGTTTGTATCTTGCGGCTAGCAGGGATTTATGGTGACGGTAGGGAATTGATTAAAATCTTTAGTCGCTTTGCTGGTAAAACTCGTGCTGGTAGTGGTGGTGAAATTGCTAACTGGATTCATTTAGATGATATTGTCTCAGCTATAGAATTTGTCAGAAATCAGCAATTACAAGGTGTTTTTAATTTGCTGAATGATGCCAATATCACTAATAAAGAGCTACTAGATACACTCTTATCAAAATATAATTTACCCTTAATCTCTTGGGATAGTTCAGTCAAGAGCGATCGCCTATATAATGCTAGAGTCTCTAACCAAAAAATCAAAGCCGCAGGCTATCAGTTAATTCATCCCCAAATCATTTTTTAG